The window TCATCTATTTCAGAAGCTGGACGCAGCTCTCCTTCAAAATCCGCCGTATAACATGTCATTTTTACTTGCGTACCTTCCGTTTTACCATGAGCTTGAGCTTCAAACGTCCCAAAATGCAAGACGGTTTCTGGCTTTATTCGAACGGATAATTCCTCTTCAATTTCACGTAAAAGAGTTTCGATATCGGTTTCATTAGGTTCCCTTTTTCCTCCAGGTAAATAAGAGGTATCTTTTCCTTTGGAACGAGCGCCTAATATTTGACCATCAACAACGTATATCCATGCAATTTTATCTATTAATGTAGTCATCTAGTACTCCCTAATCTTATTTTTCTGAAATTATAGCATAACGGCATACAAGAGTGTACTCATTGATCAAGGCGCTGCGGTCTGTTGACGATAAGTGAAGGAGCGGGAGATTAGTTTGGAAAAAGGTATTTCAACAAATTAAAACGAAATAGAATATAGTGTAGAAGGGGATGGAAATGGATTAACGAGTGCCATGTCGTATGGCCTAATAAAAGAGGTCAACCAGTAAAAACAGGCTGACCTCATAACACGATATTCTATGCTTTGATTTTGGACCAGTGTGTTGGTCGAGTGAGCGATGGTGACAACTTCGTGTTGCCATCGCCCTTCGCCGCGTTGAGTTGGGCTTGGGTGAGAAAGATACTATCGGTGAGATTGGCGCCGCTAAGGTCAGCGTCCCGGAAATCAGCCCCGATGAGGTCAGCCACTCTCAGGTCGGCACCTTTGAGGTTAGCTGCGATAAGGTAGGCCCCTCTCAAGTTAGCGCCTCTCAGGTCGGCGCCTTTCAGATTGGCCCCGATAAGGTCTGCACCTCGACCGTAGGTCTTCTGATTCCCAGCGAGGTTCTTCAGCTTGCGTAGGGTTTCGGCTCGCACGAGCTCGCTCGTCCGTAGAAGCAGAACATTGACATTGGCTCGGTGTGCTACCACGTCCAGTTCCATAAGAGAGTCGGCACTGAGGTGAGTGAGGCGTTCCGTTTCTTCGAGCGCTAAGCTGAGTTCACCGCGGATAGGACGGGACGGTTGCAATGTTAGTGCTTCGGTCAGATACCAGAGCAGCTCATGGAGTTGACGCATGATCGGGAACACCTCGAACATTTGCTTTGCGGACCCTGGAACTTGACGCCAATCATTTCCGCCGAAGGTGACATGGGAAACCTTTTGCCCCGCGCCGAAGCAGTCATACACCGTACAACCTCGAAAGCCCAGCTGCCTGAGGTTGTTGTGGACGCCGCAGCGGAAGTCCGACTGCAGGTTGGGGCAGGGCTGGCCAGCGTCTTTGTTGATTGCGAAGTCTGACGAAGCTGCGTAGGGCAGTGCGACACAGCACAAGCCGAAGCAATTCTCGCAGTCAGATTGCAGACTGAGAGGATTCTTGCCGTTTAAAGTTTCTGCATATTCGTGATCCTCAGACAATGTTTGGCCTCCTTCCGCTACACCATATTCTCATACTTGTCACGTTTCATCGTCAAGACTATGGGATGGTCATAGAATGTTATTTTATGTATGAAAAATGAATATTTCTACAATTCTATTATAGTATTACTGAATATTTTTTCTGTCAATCCTTGCCTGTGACTAGGAGTTAAAACGAAGGAGTAGATAACTATCCGCAATAATTGGTTCGTTAATAATTATGATAGATTAATGAAACCCTTGGAGACTAAAAGATTTATAGATATCCGCTCCGAGTTAATTAACAAAGCAAAGGGAGAAGTTTTGGAAATCGGAAGCGGAACAGGAATTAATTTCAGCTTCTATAAGGACGTATCTGTAACAGCAATTGAACCGAATCCAGTTCTAAGGAAGGCCTCGTATGAGCGAGCTTACGAAGCTAAAATGCCTATCCATGTAATTGAAGGTAATGCTGAACAATTGCCATTTGCAGATCATTCATTTGATACTGTGGTTGGGACTCTAGTTTTATGTACGATACCAAATCCAGTAAAAGCGATTAGAGAAATTAGTAGAGTGTGTAAACCTACTGGAACAATTTTATTATTTGAGCATATCCGACATGAAAATAGCCTATTGGGAAAGATACAAGATCTCCTGACACCGATATGGAAGAGAGCTTGTGATGGGTGTCATTTGAATAGAGATACAATTCACTTACTGAGACAAGAAGAGTTAGAAATAATTGACATAAAAAAACATGTAGGAAACATTTTCATAACTGTTGAAGCTAGAAAAAAACAGAAGTGAGTATCCGTGGATTCTGTGTAACCATGTTAATTGATTCATAATATTAATTTATTTTTTGGAAATCCCAACTTTAATAAAGGGTTTTTTCCATTAGAGACGAATAAGCTACAATCACTTGTTTGAGATAAGGGGATGTTTACTCTTGATATTGAAAGAACATCTAATCGATTCCTTTATGAATTTAACCTCAGACGGAATTGTTATCGTTGATGTGAATGGAAAAGTGTTAGAGGTAAATAAGAAGTTTGAAGAATTACATGGCTGGACAAGAGAAGAAGTAATCGGGAAAATATTGCCGATGACTCCTGATAAATATAAGGAAGATGCTCTTCGGCTATATCAGTCCTTAATAGATGGGGGTCAAAGCTCGGATTTCGAAGCGTTAAAACTAAGAAAAGATGGTTCAACCTTTTATGCAAATGTGACGGTCTCACCAATGAAAGATAACGAAGGAGTTGTTATTGGGTTTATTGGTGTGGAAAGGGATATTAGTGAAAAGAAAAGAGCGGATGAGGAGCTTTTAGAAAGAGAAAAACAATTTCGAAGGTTGATTAAACTTAATCCAGAACCCATTGCTCTGCATAACGATGGTTTCATCCAGTTTGTGAATGATGCCTGTTGTAAGCTGTTTGGTGGCGTTTCTTCAGATGACTTTAAGGGAAAACCAGTATATGATTTTTTCTGTATAAGTGCCAAGGAATTCATTCAAGAGCGGCTTCAGTATGTGATGCAGTCTGATTCTTATACGGAGTTTATGGAGATAAAGCTGCGGAAATTAGATGGAACTTTTTTTGATGCTGAAATATCCTCCATTTATGTCCACAAAAACATGGGGGTTCCTGTCATACAGACCGTGATTCGTGATCTCACGGAGCGCAAAAAGTCTGAAGAAGCCATTATTAGATCAGAAAAACTGTCGCTCATCGGTCAATTGGCAGCTGGGATTGCACATGATATACGTAATCCTTTAACCTCCTTGAAAGGTTTTGTGAAATTACTAAAGGCCAAAAATACAGACTACGTGGATGTCATGTTGGAAGAATTAGAACATATTAACTATGTTGTTAATGAATTTATGACTCTGGCTAAACCACATCTGAATTGTTACATGGAGAGTACATCCCTAGGACTTGTCAAAAGTGTGGTTGGTTTTCTGCAGCCTCATGCTCATCTCTATAACGTTCAAATACATATTGACATGGATCCAGACATACCAGCCATTTATTGTAACCCTGATCAAATCAAGCAGGTTTTAATAAATATTTTAAAGAATGCAATTGAATCTATGCCGAATGGGGGATTAATTCAAATTGCTATCCGAAATCCAATCAATCAAGGTGTGATGATCCGCATCGAAGATCAAGGTGTAGGCATTTCTGGAGAGAGATTATCCCAGCTAGGGGAGCCTTTTTATACGACAAAAGTGAATGGTACAGGTTTAGGGCTTATGGTTTGCAAACGAATAATCGAGGGACATGGAGGCAAATTGTTAATTCAAAGTAAAATTAATCAGGGTACTGCCGTGGAAATCGAATTGCCTTTTAATAAATAGAGCTAGAACTAAAAACCGACTCTCCCGCATAAGCTGCGTAAAGAGCCGGTTTTATTATTCCTGTGTCATCGTGGCAAACACTTTAAGCTTTAGACTGGGCAGCTTCCTCTGCCTGTTCTGCAGCTGGTTCAACCACCTCGTCAAGCTTCTGCATGCCAAGTATCGTGACCAGAATAGTTTCTGGATCACTTAAGACTTCAACATGCTTGGGAACTTTAAGATCAGCGATGGTTATATGTTCGCCGATATTGAGCTTACTAATATCAATGGCGAGATGTTCCGGCAGCTTGTTCGGCATACAGCGGATCATGACCTCATGAGTTTCTATTTGGAGAATGCCGCCTTCCTTGGTGCCCTTAGCTTCCCCCGTGAAATGGACGGCAATCGATGTATCAAGCTGTTCTTTCATATTAATTTGAAGAAAATCAATATGCAGTAATTGACCCGTCAAGCAATCCTTCTGGACTTGATGGACGATTACCGGGTGTTTGGTTTTGGACGGCAGGGTAACATGAAGGATGGCATGAGGATTGCGTTTCAGTGATGCGCGGATTTCTTTTTCCGGGACAGTAACATGTTCGGAATCCATACGTGAGCTGTACACCACAGCAGGAATATGCCCCTCAGCTCGCAGCTTCTTTACAGGACCTGATCTTTCGGATAGTAAAATCGTTGTAGACATGTGTTGCACCTCCGTTGCATTTGTAGAGCGGCTTTCAGCCCTAATAGTCATTTACCCGATAAATGGTGCATTGAAACAGGGTGGAGTTAGGAAAATTTTTCGTTTTGGGCTTCTTTATCTCTTCATATGATAGTAAAATAGAGGACAAGAGGAGGATTGATAAATGATGAGTGCACTGAAGAGTTTCACTGATTCAGATCAACAAATTTCGTTAGAGTTAAGAGATGATCATTTAACTGTGCTTCGTTTCTACGGTGAAACATCCATTTACCCTTTCAAAAGTATTTCTCTTGCCTCTGAGCCTATTCCAGAATATCCACTTAATCGTGTGGCGTTAACGGTTATTGATTTCAACACTGGTGTAACCGATTTCAAATTTTCTTCTAGTAAAAATGATTTTGAGATATTCGTCCAAAAGCTGATCGAAATCCATAGTGAATTTATTCCGAACCACTAGTTTATTTGGTAATAGTTGAATCTACCAAGGACAGACGTTCCCAATCGTTCTGTCCTTTTTGTATTTGCTTTTGCAAGCATATTATTGTTCCTTTTTCGCTCAAAAAAGAGGGGGTTTGTCGTAATTTGTAGAATATATACTTCTGAACGTGATACATAGTCTCAACCAAAGAGAGGGCTCGCCACATGCAATGGATTCGGAACGCTAAAATAAATTACAAGCTGATCTTTATGATTGTACTGCCAATGTTGGGATTGTTATATTTCTCCTCCAATGCCATTTATGAAAAAGTAAAAGAGCTGTCAGAACTGAACAGGCTGCAGACACTGGTTACTACGGAAATCTACATCAATGATCTAATTCATGAAATTCAGAAGGAGCGGAGCCTTTTATCAGGTTACTTTGAAGATAAAACGGTTACGCGTCAACTAGTCGATCAACGTAAGTTTACCGAAGATAAGACAAGTGCTTTTCGTGAGCAATTAAGATCATTGAACACATCCGTTTTGGGTGATAAGTTTAAGCAAAATGCAAATAATGCGGTAAGCAAGCTAGACCAAATGGTGATTCTTAGAACACAACTTGATCAGGGGAAAGCCAATGAGAATGAAACACTCTCTTTTTATATGGAAACGATAAACAGTCTCTTTGATATGATGCAAAACACAAACGAAATAAGCTCGAATAAACAAATTTCAAACATGGTTAATTCCTATATTCTGTTTTCCAAAAGTAAGTTTGCCGTAAGTAGGGAGCGCTCCTTATTATTTCATGTTTTTTCCTTGAATCGTGCGGATTTAAATGATTTTGAACAGATCGGTGTGTTAGAGAACGAACAATTGCTTTATTATAAGGAATCCAAATTACTCGCATCAGAGGCAGCGCAACAACTCTACCAGGAGACGGTGAAAGGACAAGCCATTAACGAAGTTGACCGTCTCATTCGGCTAGTTCTGCAAACGGAACCTGGGAAAGCGCTCGGAGTAGACTCACAGCAATGGTACAACGTAGCAACACAAGAAGTGGATCTTCTTAAAGAGGTTGAGGATGGACTTTCGACAGAATTAATTCAAAGCATGGAAATCATCAAAAAGAGTACCACGCAATCCTTGATTGGAGTAGCCATTTTTAACGTCATTATTCTAATCCTCTCATTTTTGGTAATCGTTTTGATTTCGAGAATGCTTTTATCTCAAATCCGGCTGCTTAAGAGATCGACAGAGCTCATTCTGACCGGAGTCACCGATATTCATCTGGATGTTCAATCGAAGGATGAATTTGGCGAGCTGATGGAAGCTTTCAATCAGATGGTTGCTAGCTTTAAAGAGGTCATAACTCAGGCAGATCGCATTTCATTAGGTGAATATGAGCAGACGATTGTTCCTCGTTCAGATCGAGATCAGCTGAGTGTGGCATTAATTCGAATGCTGACCTCTTTAAAAGAAACAACCGCTGAAAATGAGCGGCAATTCTGGTTGAAAACACAGTTAGCTCGTTTGACGGGGCTTGCACAAGGTGTTACAAGTGTACAGCAGCTAGTGGGCATGCTTATATCAGAAATATCGCGTCTTGTCGGAGCAGGTCAAGGCATTATCTATTTGAAAGAGATGCAATCCAGTGAGAATCAATCCAATGAATATGTCATGCTCGGCAGCTATGCCTTTAAAGAAAGAAAGAACGTAGCCAATCGGGTTCGACCTGGTGAAGGTCTAGTAGGTCAATGTATTCTTGAGAAAAAGCCTATCTTGCTATCGAATGTGCCAGGCGATTATATACACATACAATCAGGTCTCGGGGAATCGAAACCTTTCCAAATCGTCGTTCTTCCTATCCTCTTCGAGGAGGACGTGTTGGCCGTTATAGAGCTGGCCTCTTTTAAACCATTTACAGGCATAGAGCACGAATTATTGGAACAACTATCCGATACACTAGGCGTTGTCATTCAAGCCGCTAACAGCCGTCAGAAGACGGAAGCTTTATTGCGTGAATCCCAATTGTTAACGGAAGAACTTCAAACACAACAGGAAGAACTGCGCACAGCCAATGAAGAATTGGAAGAACAGACGCTGATGCTGAAGCAATCCGAAGAAAAGATGCGAATCCAAAGTGAGGAACTTCAGGCAATTAATGAAGAACTTGAAGAAAAAACGAACTATTTGGAAGTGCAAAAAGCCGACATCGAAAAGCAAAATGCCTTTATTCAATTATCAAAGCAGGATTTAGAAGAAAAAGCGAAGGAATTGGAGCTAGCGAGTCAGTACAAATCGGAGTTTTTGGCCAATATGTCGCATGAACTCCGGACGCCACTTAACAGCTTGCTGATTTTATCTAAATCATTATCCTCTAATGAAGATGGTAATTTAAATGAAGATCAAATTGAGTCGGCTAAGATTATCCATAGTGGCGGCTTGGATTTATTGACTTTAATTAACGACATTTTGGATTTATCCAAAGTGGAAGCGGGTAAATTGGACATCCAAATGGAAGAAGTGAGGCTGGACGATTTACTTCAGTCCATCCGTTACCAATTTAATCCAGTAGCCAAACAAAAGGGCCTTTCGTTTATTTTAAAAATGGACGATCAAATTCCGGAAATCGTGACGACAGATGGTCAGCGTACCGAACAAATCCTGAAAAACCTTTTATCCAATGCATTTAAGTTTACGGCTTCCGGTAGCGTTACGGTTGAGATCGCGCGTGCCGGAAAAGGAACGGCTTACCAAAATAAATATCTGGAAGAAAATGGGGCTTTAGCTTTAACTGTAACCGATACGGGAATTGGTATTCCTGCTAGTAAACAGCAAGCTATATTCGAAGCTTTTCAGCAGGCGGATGGTACGACGAGTCGCAAATATGGAGGAACGGGCCTTGGTTTAACCATTTCTAGAGAGTTGGCTAAGCTATTGGGTGGCGAAATTCATATGCGAAGTACCGAAGGGAAAGGCAGCAGCTTTACGCTTTATCTCCCGCTCGGAAGAGCAGCTAATACTGAAATCTCAGAGCCAAAAAGTACGTCGATAAAAGCTGAAGTTGCAGAATCGGTCGATTCTCTACAGTTTTTAAGTGAATCTTTGATTGCAAGCACCATTGAAGATCATCTTCAAGTGGCTCAGGCGGCAAAAACGTTCTTGCCTGACGATCGCTTGCATCTGAGGAATACTGTGCAGGATAAGATTATTTTGATCGTGGAAGATGATCCGACGTTCGCCAAAATTCTTATGGACATGTCTTACAAAAAGGGGTTCAAGTGCCTTGCTGCAGGAGATGGCTTCAGTGCCCTTCAATTAGCCAAGCAGCATATTCCAAGCGCAATTCTTCTGGATTTGGGGCTTCCTGATATGGATGGCCTGAAGGTCCTTGATCATTTGAAATATCATAATGAAACTCGTCACATACCTGTGCACATCATTTCAGGTCGAGAGAAAAGCTCAGACTCCTTACAGCGCGGGGCTATCGGCTATTTGTCGAAACCAATTCAGGCGGAAGACATTGAAGCTGTTTTTAACAAAATTGAACATAAGCTGCAAGAGCGTATCCAACAGGTCTTAGTGGTGGAAGATGATTTGAATAACCAAAAGGCTATTCATGAACTGCTAAAGCATAAGAAGGTTGACATCCATAGTGTTTCCACGGGTAAAGATGGTCTGCAGCTTATGCGTTCACAACCCTTTGATTGTGTGATTCTGGATTTAACATTGCCAGATATGACAGGCTTTGAACTGCTGCAGCAATTAGTTGTTGATTCAGAAGGCTCCATACCGCCGATCATTATTAATACAGGAAAAGAGCTCACACAGGAAGAGTATAAGGAATTAAACCACTTTACGGACAGCATTGTGATTAAAGGTGCGAATTCACCGGATCGCTTGCTGGATGAGGTTTCTCTCTTCCTTCACAGCGTTCATAAATCGCTTCCACAAGCGCATAAAGAAATGATTCGTATGGTGCGTGATTCCGATGAATCCTTGAAGGGACGTAAAATATTGCTGGTGGATGATGACCTTCGCAACACGTTTGCCTTATCCAAAGTATTAAGGAAACACGGCTTGGATGTCGTGATGGCGGATAATGGGAAGCTGGCTTTGGATAAACTGGAAAGTGAATCCGGGATCGAATTAGTCATTATGGATATTATGATGCCGGTGATGGACGGTTATGAGGCCATAGGTCATATTCGCACCATGCCGAAGTTCCAGTCCCTCCCGATTATCGCCTTAACGGCAAAGGCCATGACGGGTGACCGTGAAAAATGTATAGAGAGGGGAGCCAATGATTATATGACGAAACCAGTAGATACCGATAAATTGTTATCTTTAATCAGGGTTTGGCTCTTACGATAGAAAATGCCAGAAAAACTAGCAGAAAAGATTGAAGTCGATCTCGTACTGGAAGCTATTTATAAGCGGCATGGGTATGATTTCCGTAACTATGCCCGTTCCTCTTTAATGAGAAGATTGCACTATGTCAGGCAGAAATCAAGTCTTAAACGACTGTCTGATATGATTCCATTGGTTCTCTATGATGAAGCGTTTGCCAATCAATTACTGCTGGATATATCGGTAACCGTCACCGAGATGTTTCGTGACCCTGAGTTTTTTGTTGAGCTGCGCAGTCTCGTGATTCCCTTGCTGAAGACATATCCATTTGTGAAAATATGGCATGCCGGTTGTGCGACAGGGGAAGAAGTTTACTCGATGGCTGTTCTACTGGAAGAAGAAGGCTTCTATGATCGTGTGCAGATTTACGCGACTGATATGAATCAAGAGTCACTAACTACTGCGGAAGAAGGCATTTACCCGTTAGAAAGTATCCGGAAATTCACTAAAAATTATCAAAAAAGCGGAGGCAAGTCCTCCTTTTCGGATTACTACCATGCTAAATATCAGATGGGCAAAATGAAGGAAGATTTGAAAAGAAACATCGTGTTCTCGCAGCATAATTTGGCAACGGATAACGCCTTTGGTGAAATGCATCTCATCATTTGTAGGAATGTGCTCATTTACTTTGATAAGCAATTGCAAAATCAAGTCTATCAGCTTTTTAATCAAAGTCTTGTGCCACGCGGTTTCCTGTGCCTTGGCAGTAAGGAATCTATCGAATTTTCAGATATCCAGTCTCAGTATGAAGCACTCTCCTCTAAGTGGAGAATTTTTAGAAAGCAGCTGCCATTATAAGGAAGGTTATAGCGAAGGAGTGAGTCCATGCGCCCATTGGAAGCCGTTGTTATAGGGGTATCGGCAGGCGGGCTTAAGGCACTCTCACGTCTGTTATCCTATCTCCCGTCTGACTACAGCTTACCGATTATCATCGTACAGCATATTTTGGATAGCAGTGACAGCTATTTAGCTGAATATTTAAATACGAAAGTTGCTATACATGTCAAAGAAGCGATAGATAAAGAGACCATTCGACCTCATCACGTTTATCTCGCTCCACCTGGTTATCATTTGCTCATTGAAGATGATCGCTCGTTAAGCCTATCCATTGATCCAAAAGTCAATTATTCTCGGCCTTCGATTGACGTTTTGTTTGATAGTGCTGCGTTTGCCTTCCAAGAGGGGTGTATAGGTGTTGTCTTAACGGGAGCAAACCGAGATGGCAGCGCTGGACTCAGGACGATCAAGGAAAGTGGTGGCGTAACGATTGTACAGGACCCTGAAACGGCGGAGTTCCCTGTCATGCCACAAGCAGCAATTGACACTGTAAAGGTTGATTATATTTTGTCCTTAGAAGATATAGGAAAGTTTCTGAGACAATGAATAGGATCTCGAACGAATCCATCATTCTAAGAATTAGGAGGGCCTATATGGATACTCAGAAAAATAGGCATCAGGCGCCGAAAATTTTAGTCGTTGATGATCGAAAAGAAAATTTATTCGCTATGCAGAAAATTCTTCAAGTGCTCCATTGTGATGTGTCTGTTGTCCAATCAGGCAACGAAGCCTTATCATATACCTTGCGCCATGACTTTGCGCTTATTCTACTTGATGTGAATATGCCGGAAATGGATGGTTTTGAGCTTGCGGAACTGCTGCGAAGTAACGAGGAAACGAAGCGTATTCCGATCATATTTGTAACAGCCAGTAATAAAGAGGATCAGAGCGTATTCAAAGGATATGAGAGCGGTGCTGTAGATTACTTGTTCAAGCCTGTCAATGCCGATATTCTGCTCAGCAAAGTGAAAATATTTCTTGAACTCAATCGAAGAAATAAAGAGTTGGAGGCCATTCAATCGGAGCTTGAGCGCAGTAACGAGAGCTTAAGGGAGTTCGCACAGGTCGTTTCGCATGATTTGAAAAATCCGTTGAATGTGATTACAGGGTTGAGCGAGCTTCTCATAGCTAGACATAGTGCGGATATGACGCCAAAAGGTAAAGAATATATGAACCAAATCTCAGCGACCGCTGAGCGGATGAACCACTTGATCACCGATTTACTCTCGTATGCCCAGTTAAACGCGAAATCGGTTACTTTTGGAAATGTAGACTTGAATGAAGTCCTGATGAATGTGATCTCGGACCTAAGCAGCACAATCGAGCAAAATGAGGGCCGGATCATCAAGCAAGACAGGCTTCCAATTATTCAAGCGGATGCAACGCAAATGTATCAGCTATTTCAGAATATTATCGCAAACGGGCTGAAGTATCGTAGGAAGGTACAATCGCCGATTATTCAGATTTCCTTATTGGAAGGAAATGAACCGGATACCTTTGTCATTCAAATTCAAGATAATGGCATTGGTATGAAAAAAGAGGACATCCCGTCTATCTTTACTCCCTTCAAACGGCTGGACAATGCCAAGGCTTACGAGGGTACCGGTCTAGGGCTTGCCACAGTGCAGAAAATCATTGAGAGACACGATGGCCTCATGGAAGTGGAAAGTATGATCGGTGAAGGCACAACTTTTCGTGTTTATCTGCCAATATCTCATGGTTTGTAGAATAAGGCAACCGATTATGAGAAACCGCCGCGGCGGTTTTTTTGTTTTTTGGTTGACGTTTAGCCCGAATGATGTTTCTTCTTCATATAGGTCTCGATAATATCGAGAAGGGACTTATTTTTGATCGGTTTGCTCAAATAATCATCAATGCCTGCAGCAAGGCTGCTTTCGCGATCCTCTTTTAAGGCATTCGCAGTTACAGCGACGATCATGGGACATCGTTCTGGCGGGAGCGATTGTTTAATCATTGCGGTTGCATCTAACCCGTTAATGATCGGCATTTGGAGATCCATAAATATAATATCAAAATGGTCTCTTAAGGCAGTCTTCACCACTTCTTCCCCGTTAGCAACAGCTGTAATAATATGTCCCTGCTTCTCCAGCATTTTAATTAAAACGAATTGATTAATGACATTGTCCTCGGCGATAAGTATGTGCAGGGAAGCATGCGCGATACCTTCATTCGTATTAGCCTGATAGTCATCTGAATAATGATCTTCTTTGAGACAAAGGGTGAAGATGATTGTAGTACCTGGGTCGTCGACAGGCTCTATCCAAATATCGCCACCCATTAGTCGGACCAGCTTTTTCGAAATAGCTAAGCCAAGCCCTGTACCCTCATATTTACGTGTCATGACGTGATCAACTTGATTGAAAGGCTCGAAGATATAGCTTCTTTTATCAGCTGGGATACCAATTCCACTATCTTTTACAATAAATTCCAGTTGCATGAGGTCATCTTCTTGTATGCGTCTATTCACATGTACGGAGATTCCACCGAATGGCGTAAACTTGATGGCATTGCCAACCAGATTTATAAGTACCTGCTTCAACCGTTCTGAATCACCTATCAATGAGTGGGGGACCTTGGGATCTACTGTGAAAGTCGTGGATAACTGTTTTTCATCCACTTTCGTCGATAAAATATGAAACGTTTCAGAGATCGTATCGCGTATATCGAAAGGGATTTCATGTAATTCTGTTTTACCGGATTCGATTTTGGAGAAGTCTAAAATGTCATTAATGATACGAAGCAGCGTTTCACCGCTCTTATGAATAATCTCGACGTACTCTTTTTGTTCTTCGTCTAACGATGTCGTTTGCAGTAAAAGGTCTGTCATTCCGATAACGCCATTCATCGGCGTCCGAATTTCATGGCTCATCATTGCCAGAAATTCACTCTTCGCTTTATTCGTATTCTCAGCTGTTTCCTTCTCAATCATCAATTTCTTCTGTTCGGTCATGTCCTTGGCAATGATATAGAACCCAACACTCATTTCGTTCATAATGATGGGAGCAATCGTCGTCAGTACTTCAATAATATGACCATTTATTTGACGAATATGATCAATCTTCTTCTCCATGGAAGCATCGAATAGGGAATCGGTAAGGATTTTTTTCACATTGTTATTGCCAACAAATCTGGAAAAGGGCATTCCTACGAACTCATTGTTGTAGAAGCCTAACAACTCCTGTGCCCGGGTATTGCCATTGACAATCATTCCTTCCAAATCAAGCGAAATGACGGCATCATGCGTATGCATTTTCAGAGGGGTATACCGATCAATGGACTCTTGAAGCATTTGTTCAATGGACTTGAGCTGTGAAATATCCGTCATATGAACGATACCAAACAGAGGGGGTCCGGTTTGAGTATCACAAACGAATGTGAGTTGGACGGATGTCCAGATGATGTCGCC is drawn from Paenibacillus sp. V4I7 and contains these coding sequences:
- a CDS encoding PAS domain S-box protein; translation: MSSLQLDKYRFFEQMVQFSPHGIACLSLNGSLLNINPAYCSILGYSEDELEKLNISEITFPDDWLTYTDQVQNLLDRLASSVTMDIRYLHKNGDIIWTSVQLTFVCDTQTGPPLFGIVHMTDISQLKSIEQMLQESIDRYTPLKMHTHDAVISLDLEGMIVNGNTRAQELLGFYNNEFVGMPFSRFVGNNNVKKILTDSLFDASMEKKIDHIRQINGHIIEVLTTIAPIIMNEMSVGFYIIAKDMTEQKKLMIEKETAENTNKAKSEFLAMMSHEIRTPMNGVIGMTDLLLQTTSLDEEQKEYVEIIHKSGETLLRIINDILDFSKIESGKTELHEIPFDIRDTISETFHILSTKVDEKQLSTTFTVDPKVPHSLIGDSERLKQVLINLVGNAIKFTPFGGISVHVNRRIQEDDLMQLEFIVKDSGIGIPADKRSYIFEPFNQVDHVMTRKYEGTGLGLAISKKLVRLMGGDIWIEPVDDPGTTIIFTLCLKEDHYSDDYQANTNEGIAHASLHILIAEDNVINQFVLIKMLEKQGHIITAVANGEEVVKTALRDHFDIIFMDLQMPIINGLDATAMIKQSLPPERCPMIVAVTANALKEDRESSLAAGIDDYLSKPIKNKSLLDIIETYMKKKHHSG